Proteins from one Esox lucius isolate fEsoLuc1 chromosome 19, fEsoLuc1.pri, whole genome shotgun sequence genomic window:
- the LOC105028884 gene encoding troponin I, fast skeletal muscle-like: MSEKKMNSSRRSHLKSLMLSIAKNMLELEAATAKKEKEAYMSENCPEPDLSGGLAELQEMIKKLGQTVDKVDEERYDVEAKVKKADKEIEDLKLKVVDLQGMKKPALKKVRLSADAMLSALLGSKHKVTIDFKANLKQVKKEVKEEEEVGDWRKNIDEQAGMDGRKKKFESA; encoded by the exons ATGTCAGA GAAAAAGATGAATTCGAGTCGCAGGAGTCATCTGAAG AGTTTGATGCTCTCAATTGCAAAAAACATGCTGGAGCTTGAAGCAGCTACCGCGAAAAAGGAAAAGGAAGCATATATGTCAGAAAATTGCCCAGAACCTGATTTATCTGGGGGTCTTGCGGAGCTGCAG GAAATGATCAAAAAGTTGGGCCAGACCGTGGACAAGGTTGATGAGGAAAGATATGACGTAGAAGCAAAAGTGAAGAAGGCAGATAAAGAG ATTGAGGACCTGAAGTTAAAGGTGGTTGATCTCCAAGGCATGAAGAAGCCAGCTCTGAAGAAAGTGCGTTTGTCGGCTGATGCTATGCTGTCAGCTCTATTGGGCTCCAAGCACAAGGTTACCATAGACTTTAAAGCCAACTTGAAACAAGTGAAGAAGGAAGTCAAAGAGGAG GAGGAAGTTGGAGACTGGCGTAAGAACATTGATGAACAGGCTGGCATGGATGGCAGGAAGAAGAAGTTTGAATCTGCAtaa